A window of the Cystobacter fuscus genome harbors these coding sequences:
- a CDS encoding non-ribosomal peptide synthetase yields MNTAPRQIPLSVGQEAMWIGWKLDPSQWSHIIPTPFLVRGTLDMTRLRTAIAALGEAYPQLRARITSGADGLVLDWPDSPPIEVRESTFVGDRDAAVRRTWQRPFDLRRGPLARVDVLRGPDETVLLLAIHHLVFDGASILILLDALRRAYAGESLPPADPTAALTEYARRSRELADTTAGDPSREYWRQVLGAAAPEFALPATVDAPQYTVRSETLEPRLVADLRGRAEDLGVSYVTVLMAGYFALLRRHTGSEDVISFLPFHGRTTESLRDRIGYFVNALPIRSEVRGSDSYAALVHRLRGRVKDAMRHGELPLPAIMRAAGLTGPAARARTHQTVFQYWNAGLRDGVDVQALRLSAPDATATLSLLDMESTAGFTLAVMVREDSAGTHVLWKDPAGAVGPTRVAAMAADYHAILRELSTNPNAALPALAAPSPTASSAPLATNTRPAAAYPAEVAAMVGVWQEVLGVGGITPEDSFFELGGHSLLAESLVLAVSRHFGTEVSIRTLFEYPRLADFAEQVRASKPNVAAESISPPAAPVVEIPASSFQQRIWFAERVESGRATYNVPLAWRVPGGGLDATELSHALARMVARHELLRTAFHERDGELWQVVGEPWSPHVDSVNLRDCADSEAALRDWLAGASHHEFDPASGRLLTAALVELPGADQLVFLCLHHLLWDGESMGVLLRELNSYYRPTAAGSTVVVSAPPATDSGLPAMARAASAHQERMWFVDRFEAGHVYPTSPVYHNLPLFLRVDRLAAPDVLAKALDAVVRAHESLRTVLDSVEGRIVQRVRSEVTVSPQWLPARPGVAGAGVPEALTDWAAAPFDLTSGCLLRVAVLPEQSGGGWLALVGHQAVVDRASLRLVAEQLLAGMAGEAPVQSSYAGWLDEVSAAVKAEHLDSRAARLQPAVDVLRLPERRPREAIHVYEERRVAFSLPTALVANAERLGFNVSDVLLGAFTALLGWYSGQQDMVIGVSHPGRRAETRHVVGPLANLLPVRLRPAVSMPFTALVGQTAAETAHARAHDQAFFDELVRRVDPSKDMSRTALFDVLFTYSEDPRLIRTSGGLVAEEVQTASGYGKYDLHLFLQPGSSSLEGWLVFNGRYFDDDQVRAMTEHYRALLDQLIAAPERAIGDADPLTEDERYTQLMVWNATDAGYPETAVHDLIRQRALARPQAVAITAGDISLTYRELLDRAEALARALVAKGVGRGDLVALLLPRGPEQVQAMLAVLLAGAGYLPIDPALPRDRVQFILADSGTRWAIVADDAVPHPGLDGFAGQVMHPTQSDSSGAALPRVALDTPAYCIYTSGTTGRPKGVVITHRNLVRLLVNDRLPFSFGASDVWTMFHSYAFDFSVWELFGGLVHGGRVVLVTQEQAKDPEQFWELLQRERVTVLNQTPSAFRRLLGLKPQSPSSLSRLRYVIFGGEALRPAMLGSWMERYPHVRLVNMYGITETTVHSSIRTVTRADVDSDASIIGTPIPTTTLLLLDPVTRGRLLPVGAVGEIFVGGAGVAGGYLNRPELTAQRFVASPVGSGTLFRSGDLARYTPDGALHFIGRADSQVQLHGYRIELGEIESCLREHPAVVEAVVIAEDDRLVAVVQSRAGVALAELRGHLARKLPEYMIPSVFQLVDKMVLTSNGKLDVAAVRARAVPLDSGAGSEPRTPTAVAMAGIWSELLGVDNVSADDSFFALGGHSMLAVRLVNQLRRRFQIDLPMKTLFECPRLQDLADLIDQKIGGQPSAGHSGSSSARAAGELAATAFQRRLWLAETFDEQARNNVVLAWKAAGRLDVELLGRALSQLVAGHELLRTAFVADEDTVRQVVTGGWRPEVELLDLRASRDPDAEMARWLDTAASRRFDLASGRLLRAAVADLGAQGHALLLCLHHLVIDGESVPVLLAELDRYYRAVVTGETAAPPAVQYRDFVASQEARQDTARREDALDYWQRKLADAPANLAFPAPVPAGRNGAVRVPLPAGLPDRLRPLQTQHGVTWFMAFGAALAVALHRWTGQRTITLGVPVSTRDPASFTGLLGPCLNTLVLRSDLAAGAPLGDALQAMRTEMLGALEHAGAPFEEVVNRLSPARGVGHTPYIDVTLNMNLRSARRALLGGIELTPLFFDSLWSHEAKFGLTLTVAEQDGELTAILSYQGQRVSAADAAALADSIAGLLGELTEAPQGRSSRGSATSAADDRVQYRHFVTAQISQRDSVQRRNDLAYWENKLAGAPAYVEFSPPAEPGPHGVVTIPLRADLLERLRPLQARYGVTPFIVTAAGLAALLHRWTGHADVVISNPIANRDNPDFAELLGPCLNTVVLRSQLASNATFLDVLHGMRSEVLEAFEHAGAPFEEVVERLNPHRRPGRTPYADVSLTFSAVPAQPASLAGRPLQAADISHAGAGYAGKLGLTVGFTLDGTKLSGNVAYHGARYRRDDVERFATLLGRLMELMPDHLDQPVAALDVAADELARLRRWERGPEPEPMTPVPALVLRHGRDRASAPAVESLRGTLDYQGLIGRARALAARIRPRLRGADPVVALLLPRGEDFTVAMLGSWLAGAAFCPIDPVWPDSRVRFVLEDLDTPVLLTDHDGAARSGSVPTLRVDETDATAGGSEADDPNWSAGSTAYVIYTSGTTGTPKGVVVTHGGLAQLIQWTARHYAIGDRDRCSHLMSVGFDASQWEVWSALATGACLVPHVEPVVASTVGAWLDQHGIDVAFMATPLAEAVWRAGTGPKRLRWMFIGGASLSEWPPPGLPYRVGNAYGPTENSVVATIHDLEAVPQPPLNRIGRPIAGVRVLVLDPQGRRCLVGVPGEICLAGGGLATGILRRPDLTADRFRSVELDGESIRIYRTGDLGRWLADGTVEYLGRADRQLKIRGYRIEPGEIEQVLLRQPEVAQAVVHGDSQQTPALVAYVIPSQPGRTDTARLLARLRSSLPAYMVPEAVVWLTELPLNTSGKVDVARLPRPIRTDLVGGGGFTAPGSELERRIATVWSEVLGTQDVGAHDNFFDLGGNSLSLARLHSRLVAELGRDIPIVDLFEHPTVAALATALENGAQSAPVRPRRAARPVRRGRGTTDGA; encoded by the coding sequence ATGAACACCGCACCACGGCAAATCCCTCTCTCCGTCGGACAAGAGGCCATGTGGATTGGCTGGAAGCTGGATCCCAGCCAATGGTCGCACATCATCCCGACCCCATTCCTGGTGCGCGGCACGCTCGATATGACGCGGCTGCGCACGGCCATCGCGGCACTGGGAGAAGCCTACCCACAGCTTCGGGCACGGATCACGTCGGGCGCCGACGGGCTCGTGCTGGACTGGCCCGACTCGCCGCCTATCGAGGTGCGGGAGTCGACCTTCGTGGGCGACCGTGACGCGGCCGTACGCCGGACCTGGCAGCGCCCCTTCGACCTTCGCCGAGGGCCGTTGGCCCGGGTCGATGTGTTGCGTGGGCCGGACGAGACGGTCCTGCTGCTCGCGATCCACCACCTCGTGTTTGACGGGGCGTCGATCCTGATCCTGCTCGATGCCTTGCGCCGGGCCTATGCGGGCGAGTCGCTGCCTCCGGCCGACCCTACCGCGGCGTTGACGGAGTATGCTCGCCGTTCGCGGGAGCTGGCCGATACCACCGCCGGTGATCCGTCCCGGGAGTACTGGCGCCAGGTCCTGGGCGCGGCGGCTCCGGAGTTCGCCCTGCCCGCCACCGTCGATGCACCGCAGTACACGGTCCGGAGTGAAACACTCGAGCCACGGCTCGTCGCCGACTTGCGCGGCCGCGCCGAGGACCTGGGCGTTTCCTATGTCACCGTCCTGATGGCCGGGTATTTCGCGCTGCTGCGCCGGCACACCGGCTCCGAGGACGTGATCTCGTTCCTGCCGTTTCACGGGCGGACCACCGAATCGCTGCGCGACCGGATTGGCTACTTCGTGAACGCACTGCCGATCCGCAGTGAGGTCCGCGGTTCGGACAGCTACGCCGCTCTGGTGCACCGCCTGCGCGGCCGGGTCAAGGATGCGATGCGGCACGGCGAGCTGCCGCTGCCGGCCATCATGCGAGCGGCTGGGCTGACCGGCCCGGCCGCCCGTGCGCGGACCCACCAGACAGTGTTCCAGTATTGGAATGCGGGATTGCGTGATGGCGTCGATGTGCAGGCACTGCGGCTGAGCGCTCCCGATGCGACCGCCACCTTGAGCCTGCTGGACATGGAAAGCACCGCGGGGTTCACCCTGGCCGTCATGGTCCGCGAGGACAGCGCGGGAACGCATGTGCTGTGGAAGGATCCGGCCGGGGCCGTGGGCCCGACCAGGGTCGCCGCGATGGCGGCCGACTATCACGCGATCCTGCGCGAGCTGAGTACGAACCCGAACGCCGCGCTGCCCGCACTGGCCGCGCCGAGCCCGACAGCGTCTTCCGCCCCCCTCGCCACCAATACCCGCCCCGCGGCCGCGTACCCCGCCGAGGTCGCCGCGATGGTCGGCGTCTGGCAGGAGGTCTTGGGCGTCGGCGGGATCACCCCCGAGGACTCGTTCTTCGAGCTGGGCGGGCATTCGCTGCTCGCGGAGAGTCTGGTTCTCGCGGTGTCGCGTCACTTCGGCACGGAGGTCTCGATCCGGACGTTGTTCGAGTATCCGCGCCTGGCTGACTTCGCGGAGCAGGTCCGGGCGTCGAAGCCGAACGTGGCCGCCGAGAGCATTTCTCCGCCCGCTGCCCCCGTCGTGGAGATACCCGCGTCCAGCTTCCAGCAGCGCATCTGGTTCGCCGAGCGGGTGGAGTCCGGCCGTGCCACCTACAACGTCCCGCTGGCGTGGCGGGTTCCCGGTGGCGGCCTCGATGCGACGGAGTTGTCCCACGCGCTGGCCAGGATGGTGGCGCGACACGAGTTGCTGCGCACCGCGTTCCACGAGCGCGACGGCGAGTTGTGGCAGGTCGTCGGCGAGCCGTGGTCACCCCACGTCGACAGCGTCAACCTGCGCGATTGCGCGGACTCGGAGGCGGCGCTGCGCGACTGGCTGGCCGGTGCCTCCCACCATGAGTTCGATCCGGCGTCTGGACGCCTGCTGACCGCGGCCCTCGTTGAGCTCCCCGGGGCCGACCAGCTGGTTTTCCTGTGCCTGCACCACCTGCTGTGGGACGGCGAGTCGATGGGCGTCCTGCTGCGGGAGCTGAACTCCTATTACAGGCCCACCGCCGCCGGCAGCACGGTGGTCGTGTCTGCTCCGCCGGCAACCGACTCCGGTCTCCCGGCGATGGCGCGCGCCGCCTCGGCCCATCAGGAACGGATGTGGTTCGTCGACCGGTTCGAGGCCGGCCACGTGTACCCGACGTCGCCCGTGTACCACAACCTGCCTCTGTTCCTTCGGGTTGACCGTCTCGCCGCCCCCGACGTGCTGGCCAAGGCGCTCGACGCGGTCGTACGGGCACACGAGTCCCTGCGCACCGTGCTCGACAGCGTCGAGGGTCGGATCGTGCAGCGAGTGCGATCCGAGGTGACGGTCAGCCCGCAGTGGCTGCCAGCGCGGCCCGGGGTGGCGGGCGCCGGTGTGCCCGAGGCACTGACCGACTGGGCGGCGGCCCCGTTCGATCTGACGAGCGGCTGTCTGCTGCGGGTCGCCGTGTTGCCCGAGCAGTCTGGCGGCGGTTGGCTGGCACTCGTTGGCCACCAGGCGGTGGTCGACCGGGCCTCCCTGCGGCTCGTCGCCGAGCAACTCCTGGCCGGCATGGCCGGCGAGGCCCCCGTCCAGAGCAGCTACGCCGGCTGGCTGGATGAGGTGTCGGCCGCGGTCAAGGCCGAGCACCTGGACTCCCGTGCGGCTCGACTGCAACCCGCCGTCGACGTGCTGCGGCTCCCCGAGCGGCGGCCGCGCGAGGCGATCCACGTCTACGAGGAGCGGCGCGTCGCGTTCTCGTTGCCCACCGCCCTCGTGGCCAACGCGGAACGGCTTGGCTTCAACGTCTCGGACGTGCTGCTGGGAGCCTTCACCGCGCTGCTCGGCTGGTATTCCGGCCAGCAGGACATGGTCATCGGCGTCAGTCACCCCGGGCGGCGCGCGGAGACCCGGCATGTAGTCGGCCCGCTGGCCAACCTGTTGCCGGTGCGGCTGCGCCCGGCCGTGAGCATGCCTTTCACCGCGCTCGTCGGGCAGACGGCCGCCGAGACGGCCCACGCCCGAGCGCATGATCAGGCGTTCTTCGACGAGCTGGTACGCCGGGTCGACCCGTCCAAGGACATGAGCCGTACGGCCTTGTTCGACGTGCTGTTCACGTACTCCGAGGATCCCAGGCTGATTCGTACCTCCGGCGGCCTCGTCGCCGAGGAGGTTCAGACGGCCAGCGGATACGGCAAGTACGATCTGCACCTGTTCCTGCAGCCGGGCTCCAGTTCGCTCGAGGGCTGGCTTGTCTTCAATGGCCGGTACTTCGACGACGACCAGGTGCGGGCCATGACCGAGCACTATCGCGCGCTGCTCGACCAGCTCATCGCCGCACCCGAGCGGGCGATCGGCGATGCCGATCCGTTGACCGAGGACGAGCGGTACACCCAGCTGATGGTGTGGAACGCCACCGATGCCGGGTACCCCGAGACGGCGGTCCACGATCTCATCCGGCAGCGGGCACTCGCCCGGCCCCAGGCGGTGGCCATCACCGCGGGGGACATCTCGCTGACCTACCGCGAGCTGCTGGATCGGGCCGAGGCACTGGCGCGGGCGCTGGTGGCGAAGGGCGTCGGCCGTGGCGACCTGGTGGCCCTGCTGCTGCCGCGCGGCCCCGAGCAGGTCCAGGCGATGCTGGCCGTCCTGCTGGCCGGCGCCGGGTACCTGCCGATAGACCCAGCACTGCCCCGTGACCGCGTGCAGTTCATCCTCGCGGACTCGGGCACCCGGTGGGCCATCGTGGCCGACGATGCGGTGCCGCATCCGGGTCTGGACGGCTTCGCCGGACAGGTCATGCACCCGACCCAGTCCGACAGCTCCGGAGCGGCGCTGCCGCGGGTCGCGCTGGATACGCCGGCGTACTGCATCTACACGTCTGGGACGACCGGCCGGCCCAAGGGCGTCGTGATCACGCATCGCAACCTCGTCCGGCTGCTGGTCAACGACCGCTTGCCGTTCAGCTTCGGTGCGTCCGACGTCTGGACGATGTTCCACTCCTACGCCTTCGATTTCTCGGTATGGGAGTTGTTTGGCGGCCTGGTCCACGGCGGACGGGTGGTCCTGGTCACCCAGGAGCAGGCGAAGGACCCCGAGCAGTTCTGGGAGCTGCTGCAGCGCGAGCGCGTCACGGTCCTCAACCAGACGCCCAGCGCGTTCCGGCGGCTGCTCGGGTTGAAGCCCCAGTCGCCCAGCAGCCTCAGCCGGTTGCGCTACGTCATCTTTGGCGGAGAGGCGCTGCGTCCGGCCATGCTCGGCTCGTGGATGGAGCGCTACCCGCATGTGCGGCTGGTCAACATGTACGGCATCACCGAGACCACCGTGCACTCGAGCATCCGCACGGTCACCCGGGCTGATGTCGACTCCGACGCCAGCATCATCGGCACGCCGATCCCCACGACCACGCTCCTGCTGCTGGACCCGGTCACCCGCGGCCGGCTGTTGCCCGTTGGCGCGGTGGGCGAGATCTTCGTCGGCGGCGCGGGCGTGGCCGGCGGCTACCTGAACCGGCCGGAACTCACGGCGCAGCGCTTCGTCGCCTCGCCCGTCGGCTCCGGCACCCTGTTCCGCAGCGGGGATCTCGCCCGCTACACCCCCGACGGCGCGCTGCACTTCATTGGCCGCGCCGATTCCCAGGTGCAGCTGCACGGCTACCGCATCGAACTCGGAGAGATCGAGTCCTGCCTGCGCGAGCATCCCGCGGTCGTCGAAGCGGTCGTCATCGCCGAGGACGATCGCCTCGTCGCGGTCGTCCAGAGCCGGGCCGGGGTCGCCCTGGCCGAGCTGCGTGGCCACCTGGCACGCAAGCTGCCCGAGTACATGATCCCCTCGGTGTTCCAGCTCGTCGACAAGATGGTGCTGACCTCGAACGGCAAGCTCGACGTCGCCGCCGTGCGTGCCCGTGCCGTCCCGCTGGACAGCGGCGCCGGCTCCGAGCCTCGCACCCCCACGGCTGTCGCGATGGCTGGCATCTGGTCCGAGCTGCTCGGTGTCGACAATGTGTCCGCCGATGACTCCTTCTTCGCCCTCGGCGGTCACTCCATGCTGGCGGTCCGGCTGGTCAACCAGCTCCGCCGTCGGTTCCAAATCGACCTGCCGATGAAGACGCTGTTCGAGTGCCCCCGGCTGCAGGATCTCGCGGACCTGATCGACCAGAAGATCGGCGGGCAGCCGTCCGCCGGGCACTCCGGATCGTCCTCGGCGCGCGCCGCGGGTGAGCTGGCCGCCACCGCCTTCCAGCGACGCCTGTGGCTCGCCGAGACCTTCGACGAGCAGGCCCGCAACAACGTGGTCCTGGCCTGGAAGGCAGCCGGCAGGCTCGACGTCGAGCTGTTGGGTCGCGCCCTGAGCCAGCTCGTGGCCGGGCACGAGTTGCTGCGGACGGCATTCGTGGCCGACGAGGACACCGTCCGGCAGGTGGTGACCGGCGGATGGCGGCCCGAGGTGGAACTGCTGGACCTGCGCGCCTCGCGTGACCCCGACGCCGAGATGGCGCGGTGGCTCGACACGGCCGCCAGCAGACGATTCGACCTCGCCTCGGGCCGGCTGCTGCGAGCGGCCGTGGCCGACCTCGGCGCTCAGGGGCACGCGCTGCTTTTGTGCCTGCACCACCTCGTCATCGACGGTGAGTCCGTCCCCGTGCTCCTGGCCGAGCTGGACCGTTACTACCGTGCGGTCGTCACCGGCGAAACCGCGGCGCCGCCAGCCGTGCAGTACCGGGACTTCGTGGCCTCGCAGGAGGCCCGCCAGGACACGGCGCGGCGCGAGGACGCGCTGGACTACTGGCAGCGAAAACTGGCCGACGCACCGGCGAACCTGGCGTTCCCCGCGCCGGTTCCGGCGGGCCGCAACGGCGCTGTTCGCGTGCCACTCCCGGCGGGCCTGCCCGACCGGCTGCGGCCGCTGCAGACCCAGCACGGGGTCACGTGGTTCATGGCGTTCGGCGCCGCGCTGGCCGTCGCGCTGCACCGGTGGACGGGACAGCGCACCATCACCCTGGGCGTGCCGGTCTCGACCCGGGACCCCGCCAGCTTCACTGGGCTGCTCGGACCCTGCCTGAACACGCTCGTGCTCCGCTCGGACCTGGCCGCCGGCGCTCCCCTCGGCGACGCCCTCCAGGCGATGCGCACCGAGATGCTCGGCGCGCTCGAACACGCCGGGGCTCCGTTCGAGGAGGTCGTGAACCGGCTCTCCCCGGCCCGCGGTGTGGGGCACACGCCCTACATCGATGTGACGCTCAACATGAACCTGCGCAGCGCCCGGCGGGCCCTGCTGGGCGGGATCGAGCTGACCCCGCTGTTCTTCGACTCGCTGTGGTCGCACGAAGCGAAGTTCGGTTTGACCCTGACGGTCGCCGAGCAGGACGGCGAACTGACCGCCATTCTGTCGTATCAGGGGCAGCGTGTATCCGCCGCGGACGCCGCGGCACTGGCCGACAGCATTGCCGGGCTGCTCGGCGAACTCACCGAAGCGCCACAGGGTCGTTCGTCCCGGGGGAGCGCGACGAGCGCCGCCGATGACCGGGTGCAGTACCGACACTTCGTCACCGCGCAGATCTCGCAGCGGGACAGCGTGCAGCGCCGGAACGATCTGGCCTACTGGGAGAACAAGCTGGCGGGTGCCCCGGCCTACGTGGAGTTCAGCCCCCCGGCGGAGCCTGGACCCCACGGCGTCGTGACGATCCCACTGCGCGCCGACCTGCTGGAGCGGTTGCGACCGTTGCAGGCCCGGTATGGCGTCACACCGTTCATCGTCACGGCGGCGGGCCTGGCCGCTCTGCTCCACCGCTGGACCGGCCACGCCGACGTGGTGATCAGCAACCCGATCGCGAACCGTGACAACCCGGACTTCGCCGAGCTGCTGGGGCCGTGCCTGAACACGGTGGTGCTGCGCTCCCAGCTCGCCAGCAACGCGACGTTCCTGGACGTCTTGCACGGCATGCGCTCGGAGGTGCTGGAGGCTTTCGAGCACGCGGGGGCACCGTTCGAGGAGGTGGTGGAGCGGCTCAACCCGCACCGCCGACCCGGTCGGACTCCGTACGCGGACGTGTCGCTGACCTTCAGCGCCGTGCCGGCACAGCCCGCCTCGCTGGCCGGACGCCCGTTGCAGGCCGCCGACATCAGCCACGCGGGTGCTGGCTACGCCGGCAAGCTTGGCCTCACCGTGGGCTTCACCCTGGACGGTACGAAGCTGTCCGGCAACGTCGCGTACCATGGGGCGCGCTATCGCCGTGACGACGTGGAGCGCTTCGCCACCCTGCTGGGCCGGCTGATGGAGCTGATGCCGGACCACCTGGATCAGCCGGTGGCGGCGCTCGACGTCGCCGCGGACGAGCTCGCGCGGCTGCGCCGGTGGGAGCGCGGACCCGAGCCCGAGCCGATGACGCCGGTCCCCGCACTGGTGCTGCGGCACGGCCGCGACCGGGCCTCGGCACCGGCCGTCGAGTCGCTCCGTGGAACGCTGGACTACCAGGGACTCATCGGACGTGCACGGGCGCTGGCGGCCCGGATCCGACCGAGGCTGCGCGGCGCGGACCCGGTGGTCGCGCTGCTGCTCCCGCGCGGCGAGGACTTCACGGTGGCGATGCTGGGAAGCTGGCTGGCGGGTGCGGCCTTCTGCCCGATCGACCCGGTGTGGCCAGACAGTCGGGTGAGGTTCGTTCTCGAGGACCTCGACACGCCCGTGTTGCTCACCGACCACGACGGCGCGGCACGGTCAGGCTCCGTGCCGACCCTCCGCGTGGATGAGACGGACGCGACCGCGGGGGGCAGCGAGGCGGACGACCCGAACTGGAGCGCCGGATCCACCGCGTACGTGATCTACACCTCCGGCACCACGGGTACCCCGAAGGGCGTGGTCGTCACGCACGGGGGATTGGCCCAGCTGATCCAGTGGACCGCGCGCCACTACGCGATCGGCGACCGCGACCGCTGCTCGCATCTGATGAGCGTCGGGTTCGACGCCTCCCAATGGGAGGTCTGGTCCGCGCTGGCGACCGGCGCCTGCCTGGTGCCGCACGTGGAGCCAGTCGTCGCATCGACGGTCGGAGCCTGGCTGGACCAGCACGGCATCGACGTCGCGTTCATGGCCACGCCGCTCGCGGAGGCCGTATGGAGGGCCGGGACGGGCCCGAAGCGGCTGCGCTGGATGTTCATCGGCGGCGCCTCGCTCTCGGAGTGGCCGCCGCCCGGGCTGCCCTACAGGGTAGGCAACGCCTATGGCCCCACCGAGAACTCGGTGGTCGCCACGATCCACGACCTCGAGGCAGTGCCGCAACCTCCCCTCAACCGGATCGGCCGGCCCATCGCTGGGGTTCGCGTGCTCGTGCTCGACCCACAGGGGCGCCGGTGTCTCGTGGGCGTCCCCGGTGAGATCTGCCTGGCTGGCGGCGGTCTGGCCACCGGCATTCTCCGGCGGCCAGACCTGACCGCCGACAGGTTCCGCTCGGTGGAACTCGATGGCGAGTCGATCCGGATCTACCGGACCGGCGACCTTGGCCGCTGGCTCGCCGATGGCACCGTCGAGTACCTGGGCCGGGCCGACCGGCAGCTCAAGATCCGCGGGTACCGGATCGAGCCCGGCGAGATCGAGCAGGTGCTGCTCCGCCAGCCGGAGGTGGCCCAGGCGGTGGTCCATGGCGATTCGCAACAGACCCCCGCGCTGGTGGCCTACGTGATCCCCAGCCAACCCGGCCGCACCGACACCGCGCGGTTGCTGGCGCGGCTGCGCTCCAGCTTGCCGGCCTACATGGTCCCCGAGGCCGTGGTGTGGCTCACGGAATTGCCCCTGAACACCAGCGGCAAGGTCGACGTGGCCAGGCTGCCCCGTCCGATCCGAACGGACCTCGTCGGCGGGGGCGGATTCACGGCCCCTGGCAGCGAGCTCGAGCGCCGCATCGCCACGGTGTGGTCGGAGGTGCTGGGCACCCAGGACGTCGGTGCGCACGACAACTTCTTCGACCTCGGCGGCAACTCGCTGAGCCTGGCCAGGCTGCATAGCCGACTGGTCGCGGAGCTGGGCCGCGACATCCCCATCGTCGACCTGTTCGAACACCCCACCGTGGCGGCGCTCGCCACGGCCTTGGAGAACGGCGCGCAGTCGGCACCGGTCCGGCCCCGCCGTGCGGCCCGGCCCGTTCGCCGCGGCCGAGGCACTACGGATGGAGCCTGA
- a CDS encoding MFS transporter, translating to MSTPEDSQLRSRRQHTLRVLLTAEFMSMLGTQLSAVAMPWLVLQLTGSSRDMGLVMAAQLAAIAVFGVFGASLVGRMGPRRVMLVGDTVRGPLVALLPLLYYLGWLNIGVFIVVMFAVGAFYAPYLASQQSILPLVVGEDEALLSRATATLQTATRLSVLIGPLLSGVLITALGAPVVLMLDAASFVASAVLLRLCLPRTEPVTEPARAGRQSVGAGARMLLSDRLVGSWSLGLVIGELVWQALFALLPVIALTQQHGSPMVAGVLLAMFGGGAVAGTLLVGLLLRRVPALTLAVVGRVALGLAFVMLLLPLSIEALAGCLLLAGLLNGVSSAPIAAVRALRIPPAKRTESLTVATALALAAGALGWALAGTAAQSAGLPTIFHALAVLQVMAAALFVFGARAPAQEPQKG from the coding sequence ATGAGCACCCCGGAAGACAGTCAGCTTCGGAGCAGGCGCCAGCACACCCTGCGGGTTCTGCTCACCGCCGAGTTCATGTCGATGCTGGGTACCCAGCTCAGTGCCGTGGCGATGCCGTGGCTGGTGCTTCAGCTCACGGGCTCGTCGCGCGACATGGGCCTGGTCATGGCGGCGCAACTGGCGGCCATCGCCGTGTTCGGCGTGTTCGGCGCGTCGCTCGTGGGCCGCATGGGCCCGCGGCGGGTGATGCTCGTCGGCGATACCGTCCGAGGGCCTCTCGTCGCCCTCCTGCCACTGCTCTACTACCTGGGCTGGCTGAATATCGGCGTGTTCATCGTCGTGATGTTCGCGGTCGGTGCGTTCTACGCGCCCTACCTGGCCAGCCAGCAGTCCATCTTGCCGCTCGTGGTGGGAGAGGACGAGGCCCTGCTGAGCAGGGCGACCGCGACGCTGCAGACCGCCACGCGGCTCAGCGTGCTGATCGGCCCGCTGCTGTCCGGCGTGCTGATCACCGCGCTGGGCGCCCCCGTGGTGCTGATGCTGGACGCGGCGTCCTTCGTGGCGTCGGCGGTGCTGCTGCGGCTGTGTCTGCCCCGGACGGAGCCGGTCACGGAGCCGGCCAGGGCCGGTCGCCAATCCGTGGGCGCGGGAGCGCGCATGCTGCTGTCGGACCGGCTGGTCGGGAGCTGGTCACTCGGGCTCGTGATCGGTGAATTGGTCTGGCAGGCCCTGTTCGCCCTGCTGCCCGTCATCGCCCTCACCCAGCAGCACGGTTCTCCGATGGTGGCGGGCGTGCTGCTGGCGATGTTCGGCGGCGGAGCCGTCGCCGGGACGCTGCTGGTGGGACTCCTGCTGCGGCGAGTGCCCGCGCTGACCTTGGCGGTGGTGGGCCGGGTGGCGCTGGGCCTGGCCTTCGTCATGCTGCTCTTGCCGTTGAGCATCGAAGCCCTGGCGGGTTGCTTGTTGCTGGCCGGCTTGCTGAACGGAGTCTCCAGCGCTCCGATCGCGGCGGTACGCGCCCTGCGCATCCCGCCCGCGAAACGCACCGAGAGCCTGACTGTCGCCACCGCGCTCGCACTCGCGGCGGGGGCGTTGGGCTGGGCCCTCGCGGGCACGGCGGCGCAGAGTGCTGGGCTGCCGACCATCTTCCATGCCCTGGCCGTCCTCCAAGTCATGGCCGCGGCGTTGTTCGTGTTCGGCGCCAGGGCCCCGGCCCAGGAACCCCAGAAAGGCTGA